The Oncorhynchus keta strain PuntledgeMale-10-30-2019 chromosome 28, Oket_V2, whole genome shotgun sequence DNA segment TGTCATACTACTTGACGACAAGAATGCGATATATTGTTGATAAATCGTTTTATCATAATAATCCTCCGATTATTTGGACCTCGTGTGCTTTCATTGCAGCGCATAAACTATTCCTTGTATTGCAGTAAGTAGTTCATTAGAAGGTATGACTTGAATTGATCtcattatctttctctctgtatgaCAACTAATGTGACCAACTATGGAAGGCTGAAATGTGTTTCATTCATAAGAAATATATAATTGGATAATTGATATGATACATAAGAAAGGTTCCATATCTAATAATGTAATACAAATAATGTCCTCTCACAACACGAACAAACATATACATCGATTTGATACACACAAGTGAACAATACTGTACAGGCGTCCAACACATAACAAAGGCGTTGTATTAGGCATTTCTGGAGAGTGCGATTGGGAATCAAATGGTCCTTTTCGTGGCAGAAATACAATATGCATGTCCAATTGTCACTGACAGTCTAGAAACCAAACAACACAGAAATTAAGAGATTTAATTTAGCATGTTTTAATATCGAAATGATTTAGTATAAATTCGTTTATGAAATATATATTTCTCAGTTTAGGACTATTGTTTGAAGGGGGAAAAATGCATTCCCCAGAATGCCAGGGAGAGTTCCACAGAGGCCAGACATTACGCAGTTTTTTTGACGTCCATGAATGGGTAGGCCTACGTTGTTCTTCAGTTCCCAGATATTCTCTTCTTGTTACCTACAAATACAAATTCAAATGATATAATAATCAACTGATTAATTTCATTTTTTGTGGTTATATTGTTGTCGAACATCACTATGCAGAAGTTCAAGTCATAGTCCTAATTTATATCAATGAATAATTCATATACAGCACTTTCTTGATTATAATAATGTAATGGAGTTAATATCGATGTGTGTGTGATCTTGCAACAACCTTTATGTTATGTCTTACAATAAACAGAGCTATGCGTAAAATCAATTCGTGCGTAAAGCCAATACATTTTACGCATACCTTTTAGCCCCAAAGTATGGACTTTTTGCACACACATTGACATGATACTACATTCTTGTGCTTATTTGTACGTTTTTTAAAGGCATTCAACTCAAATAATTGCCTTCAAATATACCAGTCTTGACGTTATTGCACCCCAGTCCGCTCCACGAGCCGATTCTCTCAATCCGGTTACCGAAACAGCTGTTGAACGATTTGGCCGTCCTCAAACCGATTAGATATTTCAGGCGTGACACCACAGGGCTTTCGGGGGCAATTATTTTGGATGCGTTGATTACCATTCTCTCCTTCTGCCCCCGGATCGCCGCGGGCGAGTTCTCAATGTCCTCCATATGGGCTGCGACCACGTCCTCAGACTCTGACGGATAAACGTCATTTTCCTCGTTAACCGTCAACTTGTCCTCGAGCCGCTGGATCAGGTCCTATAAGTGAACAAATGGCGCGTATTAGTGTCACATAGTCATAACGTATTACTTTGAAAGGTGATTTTAATATAGAACGTAGGCCTGTGCAAATATAATGTATGCTGATGTCACCAGTTACACTTTGTCTGCCGAAATTACACAATTCTAAGAACTTAAATTAACTTGATTGCCTTATTTGTATGTTATTGTACTGCTTGTAACTGTATGTCCTACCTTCATATTTTCCAACTCTTGAACATTCCTACTGGCATATAGATTTCCCCAGCTCACACTGTGCGTCATTATTAATACGATATATCCAAGGAAAATATGGAATTTTGCCATTCCGATAACAATCCCCTGTGGTCTTTTTGAGGTGTTCCAGATATCCCGTTCAGTGTTTTAATGACGGGATGACTAGGGGCCCGTTTTATGTCGACCCCTTGCTTCAGATAGTAGCTTACTTATCAAGGACTGCATGTTGTGACATAATTCAGCTTGACATTCCGTCGCCTTGACAGTGACAAGGGAGCAGGATTGTGTGCGACGCCCGGACCAACTGCCTTTTAAGATAATATTTTTTGTGGACCATTATTTGGACTGGATAGGCTTATTTTCTGTAGAGTCGATGGTAGCTGTTGATGCGTCATGTTTATAGTTTGTCTTTGgggtcagaggaggaggaggatgggagaatAGGTCag contains these protein-coding regions:
- the LOC118361066 gene encoding ventricular natriuretic peptide-like isoform X1, which gives rise to MAKFHIFLGYIVLIMTHSVSWGNLYASRNVQELENMKDLIQRLEDKLTVNEENDVYPSESEDVVAAHMEDIENSPAAIRGQKERMVTRREYLGTEEQRRPTHSWTSKKLRNVWPLWNSPWHSGECIFPPSNNSPKLRNIYFINEFILNHFDIKTC
- the LOC118361066 gene encoding ventricular natriuretic peptide-like isoform X2; the protein is MAKFHIFLGYIVLIMTHSVSWGNLYASRNVQELENMKDLIQRLEDKLTVNEENDVYPSESEDVVAAHMEDIENSPAAIRGQKERMVINASKIIAPESPVVSRLKYLIGLRTAKSFNSCFGNRIERIGSWSGLGCNNVKTGNKKRISGN